The following are encoded in a window of Candidatus Microthrix parvicella Bio17-1 genomic DNA:
- a CDS encoding S-layer homology domain-containing protein, with amino-acid sequence MAGRCANRRRHRNIVGACIAALVIAGSVVAQTRPAGAAVPTISVVSSMQQVRPTQTLSPTPGSVSLTSARNEVESFQIVVQGPATNVSLSGDLFGWGTTGRYRMAYNDVVEPSDGEGAVGRWGDALIPEVDQLYSQNRNAFPFDVPSGENRVIWVDVFVPTTVGSGVFADSLTLSANGTSTQVAVTLEVLNLTIPATSSLRSAFYLNYQSGSDDSICRAHTGTNNCGGDATLRRTLYSMYSRLALDNRTTLANGSGLRADQNPANYLTAEWENLIEGPTIRGTGAVPAGAKWRLGNAQATTVSQYAYRDWHCRTACANAWEAEATEAGQDFSNKFVWYGCDEPNDSATEWATCAPFANEAKTAWNRPSMVTATIGQLNARAGPAGMPDTGILVPPLNRIHDKPGQLLAGDQRPTYNAFLGTPGRELWLYASCLSHGCGGDTFGSPISYWDGWPGYAVDAPAVQSRAMSWMAWRYDATGELYWSVNARLDSAFSSGGLFESGANGDGTLFAPGTVANIGGTNAIPLETVRLKRIRDGREDYELMKWLDGHGRGADVDAVVDTAFPTAYSATSVKDGTGSASLLSARDSLLALARSELGAETTADVAFSSDRDGNLELYTMEDDGGVQTRLTDDPAADRFPAWSPDGQRIAWTRGSDLWVMAADGTSPVNLSEGIADTLSKPAWSKDGSQLVFVRRTGGHDEIWRMNADGGGIAAVVTFAAAGANSYDPTVNASDVVFYSHAGDLYRVNLSGTGRTPVLTGTTVDEVPDLGNGGKRMAFSRSNTGATPYDVFTSRLDGTDRHNLTATSAGGAGVNDLHASFSPDDLRLVFVSFVGGDAEIWRIGADGLGAGALTSNTAGDMDPDWRTMSPPTPAYPCLTNPPGPPHGFGDVAAGAYYSDSVAWLVSSGITSGVGPGMFGPSQQVTRAQMAAFLWKVVCSPTPAQRHTFGDVSTNAYYDQAVSWLVGAGVTGGTGPETYSPAQPVTRGQMATFLWKLAGSPPPSQTNSFGDVSPSAYYSQAVSWLTEAQITSGVAPGMFGPNLKLNRWQMAVFLDRYAN; translated from the coding sequence ATGGCAGGGAGATGCGCCAACCGCAGACGGCATCGCAACATCGTTGGGGCGTGCATCGCCGCACTGGTCATCGCAGGCTCGGTGGTCGCCCAGACGAGGCCTGCCGGTGCAGCAGTGCCGACGATCTCGGTTGTGTCGTCCATGCAGCAGGTGCGACCCACTCAGACCCTGTCGCCTACACCGGGGTCGGTTTCGCTCACATCTGCCCGCAACGAGGTCGAGTCATTTCAGATAGTCGTTCAGGGCCCCGCAACCAATGTTTCGTTGTCGGGCGACCTATTTGGCTGGGGTACCACGGGGCGATATCGCATGGCCTATAACGACGTCGTCGAGCCATCGGACGGCGAAGGGGCTGTCGGCCGCTGGGGTGATGCGCTGATTCCCGAGGTCGACCAGCTGTATTCGCAGAACCGCAACGCCTTCCCTTTCGACGTGCCGTCCGGGGAAAACCGGGTGATCTGGGTTGACGTGTTCGTGCCGACCACCGTGGGTTCGGGAGTGTTTGCCGACTCGCTGACACTGTCCGCCAACGGCACCTCGACCCAGGTGGCAGTGACGCTGGAGGTGCTCAACCTCACGATTCCGGCCACCTCCAGCCTGCGCAGTGCGTTTTACCTGAACTATCAGAGCGGCAGCGACGATTCGATCTGCCGCGCCCACACGGGTACAAACAACTGTGGCGGCGATGCCACACTGCGCCGGACGCTGTACTCGATGTACTCCCGTCTGGCGCTGGACAACCGGACGACGCTGGCCAACGGTTCGGGGTTGCGGGCCGATCAGAACCCGGCGAACTACCTCACAGCAGAGTGGGAGAACCTCATCGAGGGCCCCACCATCCGTGGAACGGGGGCCGTGCCGGCCGGTGCCAAGTGGCGGTTGGGGAATGCCCAGGCCACCACGGTGTCGCAATACGCCTACCGGGATTGGCACTGTCGCACCGCGTGCGCCAACGCCTGGGAGGCAGAGGCCACCGAGGCCGGACAGGACTTCTCGAACAAGTTTGTTTGGTACGGATGCGATGAGCCGAACGACTCGGCCACGGAGTGGGCCACGTGCGCTCCGTTTGCGAACGAGGCCAAGACCGCTTGGAATCGCCCCTCGATGGTGACCGCCACGATCGGCCAACTCAACGCCAGGGCGGGCCCGGCGGGCATGCCGGACACGGGCATCCTGGTGCCGCCGCTCAACCGAATTCACGATAAGCCGGGCCAGCTGCTGGCAGGCGACCAGAGGCCGACCTACAACGCCTTTCTGGGTACTCCCGGCCGGGAGCTCTGGCTCTATGCCTCGTGCTTGTCTCATGGGTGCGGCGGCGACACCTTTGGCAGCCCGATCAGCTATTGGGATGGTTGGCCCGGTTACGCCGTGGATGCGCCGGCCGTGCAGTCACGGGCCATGAGTTGGATGGCCTGGCGTTATGACGCAACCGGTGAGCTGTACTGGTCGGTCAATGCGCGCCTCGACTCGGCCTTCTCCTCGGGTGGGTTGTTTGAGAGCGGGGCCAACGGCGACGGCACCCTCTTTGCGCCGGGCACCGTGGCCAACATCGGTGGTACCAACGCCATCCCGCTGGAGACGGTTCGACTCAAGCGCATACGCGACGGTCGTGAGGACTACGAGTTGATGAAGTGGCTTGACGGCCATGGTCGAGGGGCCGATGTCGACGCCGTGGTGGACACCGCGTTCCCCACCGCCTACTCGGCGACGTCGGTCAAGGACGGCACCGGGTCGGCATCGTTGCTGTCGGCCCGCGACTCGCTGCTGGCCCTGGCCCGATCCGAGCTGGGTGCTGAGACGACCGCCGACGTCGCGTTCTCCTCCGATCGGGACGGCAACCTTGAGCTGTACACGATGGAGGATGATGGCGGGGTCCAGACCCGGCTCACCGACGATCCGGCCGCCGATCGGTTCCCCGCATGGAGCCCTGACGGGCAGCGCATCGCCTGGACGAGAGGTAGCGACCTGTGGGTAATGGCCGCCGATGGCACCAGCCCGGTGAACCTCTCGGAAGGTATTGCGGACACGCTCTCCAAACCCGCTTGGAGCAAGGACGGCTCGCAGTTGGTGTTCGTCCGCCGCACTGGCGGGCACGACGAGATTTGGCGCATGAACGCCGACGGCGGCGGTATCGCTGCGGTGGTCACGTTCGCCGCTGCAGGAGCGAACTCATATGACCCGACGGTGAACGCCTCGGACGTGGTGTTCTACTCGCATGCCGGTGACCTGTATCGGGTGAACCTGAGCGGTACCGGCAGGACGCCGGTGCTGACGGGCACCACTGTGGACGAGGTCCCGGACCTGGGCAACGGCGGCAAGCGCATGGCCTTCAGCCGTTCCAATACCGGCGCCACACCGTACGACGTGTTCACCAGTCGTCTCGACGGCACTGATCGTCACAACCTCACCGCAACTTCGGCAGGAGGAGCCGGAGTCAATGACCTCCACGCCTCATTTTCACCCGATGACCTGCGGCTGGTCTTTGTGTCGTTCGTTGGAGGTGACGCCGAGATCTGGCGGATCGGTGCCGATGGTCTGGGTGCCGGTGCACTCACCAGCAACACCGCGGGCGATATGGACCCGGACTGGCGAACCATGTCCCCGCCGACCCCGGCCTATCCGTGCCTGACCAATCCCCCTGGGCCGCCGCACGGGTTTGGTGACGTTGCGGCCGGTGCCTACTACTCGGATTCGGTGGCTTGGCTGGTGTCGTCGGGTATCACCTCCGGCGTGGGCCCCGGCATGTTCGGGCCGTCGCAGCAGGTCACTCGCGCGCAGATGGCGGCCTTCCTGTGGAAGGTCGTGTGCTCGCCAACACCCGCACAGCGCCACACCTTTGGCGATGTGTCGACCAACGCCTATTACGACCAGGCCGTGTCGTGGCTGGTGGGAGCGGGGGTCACGGGCGGAACCGGCCCGGAGACCTACTCGCCTGCTCAGCCGGTGACACGCGGGCAGATGGCCACGTTCCTCTGGAAACTCGCCGGAAGCCCCCCGCCCTCGCAAACCAACTCATTTGGGGACGTGTCGCCAAGCGCCTACTACAGCCAAGCGGTGTCGTGGCTGACCGAGGCGCAGATCACCTCCGGCGTCGCCCCGGGGATGTTCGGCCCGAACCTCAAGTTGAATCGATGGCAAATGGCGGTGTTCCTCGACCGCTACGCCAACTGA
- a CDS encoding cob(I)yrinic acid a,c-diamide adenosyltransferase, with protein MKVYTRKGDDGTTGLFYGGRVRKDSPAPTAYGGVDEAQAHIGLARALAAEAEQVPGGHGVLDEILVSLGRDLWVLMAELATAPENHAKLSDGSTRVTAPMVERLEGLIDHTSALFDLPTEFVVPGESVVAAQLDVARTATRRAERDSLGVEGVGTQVLAYLNRLSDLLWTLARWVEGESLTARSVPEGDAAFTEDPAANEPAPNEPASEGESGVPTDG; from the coding sequence ATGAAGGTGTACACACGTAAGGGTGATGACGGCACCACCGGGCTGTTCTACGGGGGTCGCGTTCGTAAGGATTCGCCGGCGCCGACCGCCTACGGCGGTGTGGACGAAGCGCAGGCCCACATCGGCCTTGCGCGAGCGCTGGCGGCCGAAGCCGAGCAGGTACCGGGTGGGCACGGCGTCCTGGACGAGATTCTGGTTTCGTTGGGCCGAGACCTCTGGGTGCTGATGGCCGAGTTGGCCACCGCCCCGGAGAACCACGCCAAGCTGAGCGACGGGAGCACCAGGGTCACGGCGCCGATGGTCGAGCGCCTGGAAGGCCTGATCGACCACACGTCGGCGCTGTTCGACCTCCCCACCGAGTTTGTGGTGCCCGGCGAGTCCGTGGTGGCTGCGCAACTCGATGTCGCCCGCACGGCGACCCGTCGGGCCGAACGCGACTCGCTGGGGGTTGAAGGCGTTGGTACTCAGGTGCTGGCCTATCTCAACCGCTTGTCTGATCTGTTGTGGACCCTGGCACGCTGGGTGGAGGGCGAATCGCTGACCGCCCGGTCGGTTCCCGAGGGTGACGCCGCATTCACCGAGGACCCTGCCGCCAACGAACCTGCCCCCAATGAACCTGCATCCGAAGGTGAGTCGGGGGTTCCAACCGATGGCTGA
- a CDS encoding leucyl aminopeptidase: MADVPKIKVSAKPPIRTDALVMLLDTDRVDTDGVDWGYLDRIGFEAKPGTHVMVPGDGNLVRILVGLGDRAEVTPDTFRRAGAVAAKAGAKFGRINVDFPDASSELLDPRAMGQALAEGLASGAYSYDRYKSSEVKLRDIVVVSKLGRELSSGVQRGRVVGEAVAFARDLVNEPGGSATPAALAKTVAERAMAAGLGVKLMDEKAIAKAGMGGLIAVNKGSTQPPRFIQLTYQPSGGSKNSDGSGAHLALVGKGITFDSGGLSLKSGDGMMTMKMDKGGGAAVLAAMCALPALKVRQRVSAYVPLTDNMPGPDAQRPGDVFTAHNGKTVEVLNTDAEGRLVLADALSVAADAEPDAIIDLATLTGAVMVALGQRIAGLMGNNTDFSGQISDAAKWAGESVWELPLPEEYRSALDSPVADLKNIGGDRYGGALTAGLFLSEFVPEGMPWAHLDIAGTAWSDSDTAEAGKGGTGFGVRTLLRLVERFSVPAAG; this comes from the coding sequence ATGGCTGACGTTCCCAAGATCAAGGTCAGTGCCAAGCCACCCATCCGCACCGATGCGCTTGTGATGTTGCTCGACACCGATCGGGTTGACACCGACGGGGTCGACTGGGGTTACCTCGATCGGATTGGGTTCGAGGCCAAGCCTGGAACGCACGTGATGGTCCCGGGTGACGGCAATTTGGTGCGCATCCTGGTGGGGCTTGGCGACCGGGCAGAGGTCACCCCGGACACCTTCCGTCGCGCCGGGGCGGTGGCGGCCAAGGCCGGGGCCAAATTCGGTCGTATCAACGTGGACTTCCCGGATGCGTCGTCGGAACTTCTCGACCCCCGGGCCATGGGTCAGGCGTTGGCCGAGGGCCTGGCATCCGGTGCATACAGCTACGACCGCTACAAGTCATCCGAGGTCAAACTGCGCGACATCGTGGTGGTGTCAAAGCTGGGACGTGAGCTGTCCTCAGGCGTGCAGCGGGGCCGAGTGGTGGGGGAGGCGGTCGCGTTCGCCCGGGATCTGGTGAACGAGCCGGGTGGATCGGCCACTCCGGCCGCGCTCGCCAAGACGGTGGCCGAGCGGGCCATGGCCGCTGGGCTCGGCGTGAAGTTGATGGACGAGAAGGCCATCGCCAAGGCGGGCATGGGTGGCCTGATCGCCGTCAACAAGGGCTCAACGCAGCCCCCCAGGTTTATTCAACTGACCTACCAACCCAGCGGCGGGTCGAAGAACTCCGACGGGTCGGGCGCCCACTTGGCGCTGGTGGGCAAGGGCATCACCTTCGACTCGGGCGGCCTCTCGCTGAAGTCCGGTGATGGCATGATGACGATGAAGATGGACAAGGGGGGCGGCGCCGCGGTGCTGGCTGCCATGTGCGCCCTCCCGGCCTTGAAGGTTCGCCAGCGGGTGTCGGCCTACGTGCCGCTGACCGACAACATGCCCGGTCCCGATGCTCAGCGACCTGGCGACGTCTTCACCGCCCACAACGGCAAGACGGTGGAGGTCCTCAACACCGACGCGGAGGGCCGACTGGTGCTGGCGGACGCCCTGTCGGTGGCTGCAGACGCCGAGCCGGACGCCATCATCGACCTGGCCACGTTGACCGGCGCCGTGATGGTTGCCCTGGGTCAGCGCATCGCCGGCCTGATGGGCAACAACACCGACTTCTCCGGCCAGATCTCCGACGCCGCCAAATGGGCGGGAGAATCGGTGTGGGAGCTACCGCTGCCCGAGGAGTACCGCTCGGCTCTGGACAGCCCGGTGGCCGACCTGAAGAACATCGGGGGTGACCGCTACGGCGGAGCGCTGACCGCCGGCTTGTTCCTGTCGGAGTTCGTGCCCGAGGGCATGCCATGGGCACACCTCGATATCGCCGGGACCGCGTGGTCCGACAGCGACACCGCCGAGGCCGGCAAGGGCGGCACGGGGTTTGGAGTGCGCACGTTGCTTCGGCTGGTGGAGCGCTTCTCGGTTCCGGCAGCCGGGTAG